A stretch of DNA from Rhodococcus sp. NBC_00297:
GAGCGGTCACACTCCCGCGTGCACTCGTACCGTGGATCCGTGACGTTCGCGGATCACCTCGAGGCGTGAGGGGACCCGGTCACGGATCTCGTCGACGTGACTGACGATGCCCACCGTGCGCCCACCGGACCGGAGTTCGTCGAGGACTCCCATGACGGCGTCCAGTGATCCCGAGTCGAGGCTTCCGAACCCCTCGTCGATGAACATCGTGTCCAGGGTGATGCCGCCCGCCTCGGCCGCGACGACGTCGGCGAGACCCAACGCGAGCGCGAGCGACGCGCAGAATGCCTCGCCGCCTGACAGGGTGCCCGCCGACCGGACCACTCCGGTGTAGTCGTCGCGTACGTCGAGACCCAGCCCGCCGCGGGTGCCTCGGGGGCCAACGTCGTCGGAGTGCACGAACTCGAACCGGCCCTGCGACATCAACCGGAAGCGCACGGATGCCGCAGTGGCGACGTCCTCGAGCCTCGCGGCCAGCACGTAGGACCGCAGCGACATCCGACGCGCGTTGGCGCCCTTGCCGGCCACCACCTCCGCCAGCTGCTCGAGTTCCGCGTGCTCGAGGTGGGCAGGTCCCAGACGGTCCGCAGCGGCCCACAGTTGGGCGACGAGGTCCTCGAGCATGCGTAGCCGACTGTCGGCGTCTCCGGCCGAGGCGATGGCCTCGTCCAGCAACCCCCGCAGTCGGATCTCCTCCGCATCGACGGCAGCGGTGTCGACCGTCTCCCCCACCATCGCCTCCGCCACGTCCGGCTCCGCGAGCACGGCCGCAGCCGCGGAGCGCTGCTTCTCGGCGTCGAGAACGGCGTTCTCCAGCACCGTGCACCGGGCCCTGTCACGGACCGCCGCCAGGGCTTCCGTGACCTCGGTGAATCCGTGCTCGCGCGCGCACTCCACCAGGTCGGTCTCGAGCCGCATCACCGCCTGATCGGCCGAGTCGGCGTCGCGGCGAGCGTCGCGCCACGCCACCGCGGCTGCGATGGCCGCGTCGAGTGCGGCACGCCGTTCCGCAACGGTGGACGTCGTCCCCACGGCGGCCGTGATGCGCGCGGTGGCCTCCGCGATCCGAGTCTCCAGCGCCTCCGTCCGCCCGCGAGTGACGCCCAGTTCGGCCGTGATCGCGTCGGTCCGCACCCGCAGACCGGCGGTCTCCTCGTCCAGCGCCGCCAACGCGGAGTCGATCGCCGCGAGACGATCCGCGGCACGCCGCGCCTCTGCCAGTGCCGTCGTGGCCGCGTCCAGTTCGGCCGCGAGTTCCGCTGCGGTGCGATCCGCGCACCGGGTCGCGAGCTCGTCCACACGCTGTCGGCAGCGCTGCACCGCGGCGTCCGCCGTGGTGCGTTCCGCCTCGGCTGCACCGACCCGCTGTCCCGCGCGGTTCTCGTCGTCCCGGGACACCCGCCCCGCGGTCGGAGATGCGGGCGCCGGATGTTCCGTCGCGCCGCAGACTCCGCAGGGGGCGCCGTCCTCGAGTCCCGCCGCGAGCTCCGCGGACATCCCCTCGAGACGGCGTTCCCGCAGGTCCAACCATTCGGTGCGCCGATCGTCGTAGCGGGTCCGGGCACGCTCGGCCGTCGTGACGGCCGCAGCAAGGCGCTCGGACTCGCGGGCCCACTCGACGTGTGCGCGTGCCGCGTCCTCGGCGCCGTGATGCCGCGCCTCCAGGCCGGCGAGACCCGCACGAGCCGCGACGGCTACTCGATGCTCGGCGTCCAGCGCCGCGCGCTCCTCGGGCACCGCGTCGAGACGTACCCGTACCGCCCGCAGGTCCGTCTCCAGACCGCGCACCCGGCCGACGGCGCGTTCCCGATCGGCCACCGCCGTCCTTCGATCGGACTCGTCGCCGGCGACACTGTCCAGCACCGCGCACTCGCCGCTCCACCGGTGCACCGCGGCATCGAGCACCTCCGCATCGGCAGGACGGGGCGGCCACGACAACGTCCCGACGAGCACGGCGGCCTCGGTCTCGGCAGCTGCCCGCTCCCGGCGCCGCATCGTCGCGGCGGCCGCGGCCGCGCGCTGACGGTGCTGGTCGAGGGTGACGGCGCGATCGCGCACCGGCAGCGCCCGACGCGCACGGTCCAGCTCAGCGATCTGCTGCGCGCGCTCGGCGTCGCCGTCCGCCAGCACCGTGAGTCGCGCTGCTGCCGCGGCCCCCCGCTCGCGTGCCTCCCGGCGGCGGTGCGCGATCCGAGCGGTCTCACGGGACGCGGCGTGTTCGGCGCGCGCTGTCCGCAGATGCTCTGTGCGCCCACGGGCCAGCTCTCGGGCACCGCCCAGAAGATCGGTCCCCCACTCCACCACGTCGGTGCCCGTGAAGAGGTCCACGCCGGCGGCGGTGGCCACCTGGGCAGCCAGTCTGTCGACGGACTCCGATCGCCCGGCGAGACGCTCCGCGCTGGCGCGACGCTGATCCTGGAACCACGTCTCGATGTCGCGGAACCGATCGGTGTCGAACAACTGCTCCAGCAGCGCACCCCGTTCCTCGTTGCGCGCCCGCAGGAACCGCGCGAAGTCCCCCTGCGGCAACAGGACGACCTGGAAGAACTGGTCCACCCGCATGCCGAGCAGGCGCTCGACCTCGAGCGCGATCTCGTCGATGCGCGTCAGGTTCTCGCCCCGGCCGTCGTGCCACGTCAGCGTCGCCTTGGCGTTCTGTTTCGTGGTTCCCACCCCGCGCCGCTTGGGGCGCAAAAACTCCGGCTGCCGGACGATGGTGAGGCGGCGGCCACCCAACGTCGCGTCGAGTTCGACGCGCGGAACCACACCCGGTGCAGCGTGATCCGACAACAGGCGTCGACTCTCTCGGCGCGAGCCGGGGAGAACGCCGTAGAGAGCGAAGGCGATGGCGTCGAGAACGGACGTCTTTCCCGCTCCGGTGGGGCCGTGCAGGAGGAAGAGGCCGTCGGCCCCGAGATCGTCGAAGTCGACGTCGACCGTGCCGCCGAACGGCCCGAACGCGGTGACCGACAACGCATGCAGTCTCACGCCGAGCGCACCCACTCGTGCTCGACCGGCGATGCGGACGTCGAATCCCGCTGACCCGTGACGTTCTCGACCGCACGATCGAGCAGCTCGACCTCGGACGACGAGGGCGCGCTCCGCACGTCCGCGAGAAAGCTGGTGAGCACCTCACGGTCCGACCTACCCTGCACCTTTTCGCGATAGCTCCCGGAATCGACACCGGCCGGGCGCTTCCACTCGAGGTGCACCGCGTGGGGAAAACGCTCCTGCAGACGGCGCATCGCGTCGACGGGCCGCACCGCATCGGTGAGCACAGCGGAGACGTAATGCTCTGTCGCGGAGTCGAACCGGTTCTCCGTGCAGAGCTCCTCGAGCGTTCCCTCCAGGACGGACAGGCCCCGCACCACCGGCAGATCGACGCGCGTGACGACGCGGCCACCCGAGCCGTCGATGTCGACGAGCCACGCAGCCTTGCGATGCGAACGCTCGCCGAACGAGTACGGCAGCGGCGATCCCGAGTACCGGATGTGGTCGTCGATGGTCTGCGGGGAGTGCAGGTGGCCCAGCGCGACGTAGTCGATGCCGCCGAAGATCGAGGCCGGCACGGTCTCGACGCCACCGACGGAGATCGAACGCTCGGAACCCGTACCCTCGCCGCCGATCACGAAGGCGTGGGCCAGCACCACCGAGCGGACCGACGAGTGCCGCGTCGCCAGATCGGCCGCGATGCGGCCCATCGCCGCCTGCAGCACCGCGGCGTGCGAACGAGCGCCGGGTACCCCGAGCTCGGCGCGGGTGGC
This window harbors:
- a CDS encoding AAA family ATPase, producing MRLHALSVTAFGPFGGTVDVDFDDLGADGLFLLHGPTGAGKTSVLDAIAFALYGVLPGSRRESRRLLSDHAAPGVVPRVELDATLGGRRLTIVRQPEFLRPKRRGVGTTKQNAKATLTWHDGRGENLTRIDEIALEVERLLGMRVDQFFQVVLLPQGDFARFLRARNEERGALLEQLFDTDRFRDIETWFQDQRRASAERLAGRSESVDRLAAQVATAAGVDLFTGTDVVEWGTDLLGGARELARGRTEHLRTARAEHAASRETARIAHRRREARERGAAAAARLTVLADGDAERAQQIAELDRARRALPVRDRAVTLDQHRQRAAAAAATMRRRERAAAETEAAVLVGTLSWPPRPADAEVLDAAVHRWSGECAVLDSVAGDESDRRTAVADRERAVGRVRGLETDLRAVRVRLDAVPEERAALDAEHRVAVAARAGLAGLEARHHGAEDAARAHVEWARESERLAAAVTTAERARTRYDDRRTEWLDLRERRLEGMSAELAAGLEDGAPCGVCGATEHPAPASPTAGRVSRDDENRAGQRVGAAEAERTTADAAVQRCRQRVDELATRCADRTAAELAAELDAATTALAEARRAADRLAAIDSALAALDEETAGLRVRTDAITAELGVTRGRTEALETRIAEATARITAAVGTTSTVAERRAALDAAIAAAVAWRDARRDADSADQAVMRLETDLVECAREHGFTEVTEALAAVRDRARCTVLENAVLDAEKQRSAAAAVLAEPDVAEAMVGETVDTAAVDAEEIRLRGLLDEAIASAGDADSRLRMLEDLVAQLWAAADRLGPAHLEHAELEQLAEVVAGKGANARRMSLRSYVLAARLEDVATAASVRFRLMSQGRFEFVHSDDVGPRGTRGGLGLDVRDDYTGVVRSAGTLSGGEAFCASLALALGLADVVAAEAGGITLDTMFIDEGFGSLDSGSLDAVMGVLDELRSGGRTVGIVSHVDEIRDRVPSRLEVIRERHGSTVRVHAGV
- a CDS encoding exonuclease SbcCD subunit D yields the protein MRILHTSDWHIGRTFHGVDLLADQRRALEALATVVREQSVDVVVVPGDIYDRAVPNADAVRLCNKAFEAIRDAGAVIVATSGNHDSPARLGAGSAFSAAGGLHLFTTVDAVDRPVVLADEHGDVAFYGIPYLEPDATRAELGVPGARSHAAVLQAAMGRIAADLATRHSSVRSVVLAHAFVIGGEGTGSERSISVGGVETVPASIFGGIDYVALGHLHSPQTIDDHIRYSGSPLPYSFGERSHRKAAWLVDIDGSGGRVVTRVDLPVVRGLSVLEGTLEELCTENRFDSATEHYVSAVLTDAVRPVDAMRRLQERFPHAVHLEWKRPAGVDSGSYREKVQGRSDREVLTSFLADVRSAPSSSEVELLDRAVENVTGQRDSTSASPVEHEWVRSA